The stretch of DNA TCATCACCAGAAGCTTATGCCTCGTGATGGTCCTGAAGTGCAGCCACGGGTGCCATGATCGCATCTTTCTCCGCCTCCTGTCTGCCCAGCAATACCACAATGGCGCGGGGACCTATTTCGATTGATTTTTTATATTCTTCTTCCTCCTCCAGACAGAATCCTGTTCCGTGAAGAGAGGTATCTGCGATTTTTTTCCAGCACATACCTTCCGGGAGATTGGGCAGAGCAAGGCTTCGGTTTTCCCAGTGGAAATTATAGCCGATGTAAATAAAATCATCCTCTGCAGCCTCCAGATCCTCTTTTTCCCTTGCATAGGCTCCGTAATACATCATACCGAGAAGCCTGCTGGTATTCTCATAGCTCAGATACCAGGCACGTTCCCCGTGAAGAGACACATCCGGGAACCCCTTGGTCAGATAATCTACCCCTTTCAGTTCCACCGGCATATGAAGAACGGGATGGACCTTACGAAAAGCAATGGCATCCTTTACAAATTCCCTCAGTCCCTGGTTTCTGGAAAAGCCCTTCCAGTCTGTCCATCCGGTAGCATTATCCTGACAGTAGGCATTATTGTTTCCGCTCTGGGAATTGCCGAATTCATCACCGTGATAGATCATGGGAACACCCTGACTCAACAGCATCATCAGAAAGGCATTTTTGATCTGGCGCTCCCTCATCTGACGGACGGAAACCTTACGGGTAGGACCTTCCACACCGCAGTTCCAGGAATAATTATAGCTGCTTCCGTCCAGATTGCCCTCGCCATTGGCCTCATTATGCTTATAATTGTAGCTCACCAGGTCATTCATGGTAAATCCATCCTGGCAGACCATGTAATTGATCACTCCATGATTCTCGCTGTTATGACGGATATGCCATGCTGCAGCCTCCACCATACCTTCATCGCTTTTCAGGAAACGGCGCATATCCTGGAGAAAATTCATATTGCTCTCCGCTCCGCAACGTCTGGCCGGAAGCTTTCCTCTGTAAAAATGATCAAAATCAAAGCCCTGGAAGATCAGTTTTGCTCCGGAAAGGATTCCGTCCCGAAGAAGCATCTCCCGGTTAAATCCCTCTCCCAGCACATGAAATCCATCTACATGGTAAAAATCTCTCCAGAACTGCAGGGCTCGAAGAGCCATCAGGCTATCTGTTTCCTCTGGAAAATAGAATTCCATGATACAGGCAATGCCGTTCTTGTGCAGTTCCCGGATCATATACCGAAATTCCTGCTCCGGTTCTCTGGTACTGCAGTAAGCACTCTTCGGGCTGAAATAAAAGCCGGATGCATAGCCCCAGTAATTCACTACATTTTCCTTTCGGCGAGTCTTGATGTGTTCACTACTTTCCTTCGGTTTACTGATCGGAACCTCACAAAATTCATAGGCAGGCATCAGTTCAATGGCATTGATCCCTAGTTCTTTCCAGTAAGGGATCATCTCTGTCAGGCCAAGAAAGGTCCCCTTATGGGAAACCATCTTTCTGGCAAGCTTCGTATAACCACGGACATGAAGCTTGTACAGGATCATATTTTCATATTCTACTGCCGGTGCAGTTTCATTTTCCCAGCCGGAAACATTCTCATTAAGGAAGCGACAGCGGACATCCTTTTCCGGATCGTAAGGTACTCCGAAATGCTCTCTCCCGTGAAGTCCGTATGCATACGGATCCTGCACGATCTCACCGTCTATTTTATAATTATATTCAAAATCCTTCAGAGAAGCACTGCACAGCTTCAGTGCCCACACTCGTCCTGTATGGAAATCCTTTGGAAAAACAATCTCCACCGGTGAGGCAGCTCCTCTTTTTTTATATAAAAGCAGGGACACTTCGGAATCTTCCGATGCCTCCACTGCAAAATTATAACCGCCCTCCATTTTGTTGGCTCCAAGTATCAGCGGCTGACCTTTCTCCACTCGACCTAATCTGCGGCTTGCCAAAGCAACTCCTCCTTTTCCCTTTTTATTATTCAAATCCATAGAAATCCTTTTCGCCGAATCCGTCACAGATCAATATCCAGCTCAACCGGGCAATGATCGGATCCCATGATTTCTCCGTGGATCTTCGCATCCTGAAGCTTTTCTTTCAGGGAAGGGGAAACAAGGAAATAGTCAATACGCCAGCCGGCATTCTTCTCTCGTGCACGGAAGCGATAGGACCACCAGGAGTAAACACCCTCTTTATCCGGATAAAAATATCGGAATGTATCAATAAAGCCGCTCTCGAGAGCTCTGGTAAAGCAGGCTCTCTCTTCATCAGTAAAGCCTGCATTTTTGCGGTTGGTCTTCGGATTCTTGAGATCGATCTCCTGATGTGCCACATTAAGGTCGCCACAGCAGATCACCGGTTTCTTCTCCTGCAGTTTCAGGAGATAAGCCAGGAAATCCTCTTCCCATTTCATACGGTATTCCAGACGGCGGAGCTCGCTCTGGGAGTTGGGAGTATATACAGTCACAAAATAATACTCTTCGAATTCCAGCGTGATGACACGTCCTTCTTTATCATGTTCCTCTATCCCAATCCCGTAAACTGCAGACAATGGCTCCCTCTTTGTAAAAATGGCTGTACCTGAATAGCCTCTGCGGTTTGCGTAGTTCCAGTACTGATGATATCCGGGAAGTTCCAGTTTCACCTGTCCCTGCTGGCATTTCGTCTCCTGCAGGCAGAAAATATCCGCATCCAGCTCATGAAAGCGTTCCTCAAAGCCCTTGGTGATACAGGCCCGGATCCCATTTACATTCCAGGAAATAAATTTCATATTTTTATATTTTCTCCTCATTTTTTCGTCATATTTTTATTATATCTCACATTGTCGGATTAAGCAAAAATATTTTGAAAGTTTTCTCAGGCTCTCAAATATTTTGTATTACTGTTCACTCCGTTCTCAGTAACACGCTTTGCGGAATACTACAAGTGAACAATAACTATTTTGTTGCTGTTCTACGTCATATATGTTAAAATGTTCTCTATATCATGCAGAGCTGCACTCTTATTTACAGGCAGCAGCAGAACGGAGGATTTCTTTTATGAGTGATGAATTTAACAAAAGCGGATGTGCACCAAGTGACTGCGCTTCCTGCACAGCTAACTGTGAAAGCAGGGTAGATGAGGCACATCATACCATCACCCTGACTATGGATGATGATACTGAGGTAGAATGTGCCATCCTTACTATTTTCCCTGTAGAGAACAAAGAATATATCGCACTTCTCCCACTGGATGAAAACGGCCAGAATGAGACCGGCGAGGTTTATCTCTACAGCTTCTCCCGCACAGCAGACGGCGATCCGATGCTGGCAAACATTGAAGATGATGAAGAGTACGACGCTGCCGCAAATGCCTTTAACGCAGTCGTTGAAAAAGCACGTGCAGACGAGGAAGCCGACACACTTCTCAGCTAAACAAGGCATTTACCAGAGATAGTAATTACACAAAACAAGCCCGGAAATCGGATGTGTGTAGTCATCACACCTCTACCTTCCGGGCTTTCGTTTTATTTTGTGGTACTTCCGAAGCCACCGTTTCTTACTGCGTCCGCATCGTCATCCACGGTGATTCCGTATTCTACAAAGATTCCCTGCATGAAACCGGTTCCTGCCGGGATCTGGATAGTTTTATCTTCTCTTGTATCGTTGGTCAGTTTGGAAAAAATATGGCCTTCGTTGTCAGAAAAGAAATAATCGCTGTCAATGATTCCCACTGTGTTATTCAACTGCAGCCGGAATTTAAATCCCAGTCCGCTTCTCGGATAACATTTCAGGACCCAGCCCTCTTCCATCTCTACACGGATACCGGTCGGTATCTTTACGATCTCACCTGGCTTCATGGTCACATCCACAGGTGCATAAAAATCATATCCTGCACTTCCGGTCGTAGCTCTCTTCGGAAGCTTCAGACTGTCGTAGATATTTCGGATTTCCTCTTCTGAATACTGTTCAAAGGTATCTTTCCAGTCCTTTGCAAACTGTTCAAAACTTACCTTGTGAAATTTCGCAATTCTTTTCATTTTTCGTTCCACTCCCAATAGGTAATTTCAGAAAAAACCTCTGATCACTCCGCATACAGAACCACACGGTTCTCACGAAGTGACGCCTGTACATCGATCACCCTCTGATTTGAGGAGCCTTTCCATTTCAGAAGAACTTCTTTCTTATCCACCTGAAATTCCCCGTCCACACACACATCCAGATAATGGATGATCTCATACTGCTGGATTTCTTCCCAGAGAGAACCCGTATACAGCCAGATCGTCTTATCCGGATACTTCTCTCTGATCTCTCGTGCAAGAGCTGTTACCTCAGCGATATTGGAAGGATGCAGCGGATCGCCTCCTGAGAAGGTGATCCCGCTGATATAATCCTTGTCCAGCTCTGCAAATATCTCAGCTCGCTCGCTGTCCGTAAAGGGCAGACCTCCATTCGGATCCCAGGTAATGGGATTCTGACACTCCCGGCAGCCGTGTGAACAGCCGGCTACCCAGAGCACTACACGAAGTCCGTCTCCGTTTAACATATCGTCCTTGGTAATATTGTGGTATCTCATCATTTATGCTTCTTCCGGTACATCCTTCATGCTGAAGCTGATTCTTCCCATCTTGTCCTTGCCAAGGCAGATAACCTTAACTTTGTCGCCAAGTGTGAGAACATCTTCAACACGGTTGATCCTCTGTTTGGAGATCTTGGAAATGTGTACCATTCCCTCCTTGCCCGGTGCAAACTCAAGGAATGCGCCAAACTCTTTGATGCTGACTACGCGTCCTGTAAAGATCTGTCCTGCCTCAAACTCGGTAGTGATGATCTCGATCATACGTTTTGCTTCATCCATACCCTTCTGGTCTGTTCCGCAAATGGAAACTGCGCCGTCATCTGTGATGTCGATCTTCACACCTGTACGCTCGATGATCGTATTGATAGTCTTTCCTCTCTGTCCGACTACATCACCGATCTTCTGCGGGTCGATCTGGATCTGGATGATCTTCGGAGCAAACTCACCAACAGTTGTACGAGGCTTGTCGATACATTTCTCCATAACTTCTGTCAAAATATATTCCCTTGCCTCTTTTGTTCTGCGGATCGCTTCCTCAACGATCGGTCTTGTAAGACCATGGATCTTGATATCCATCTGGATCGCTGTGATTCCGTCATGTGTTCCGGCTACCTTGAAGTCCATATCTCCGAAGAAGTCCTCAAGGCCCTGGATATCTGTAAGAACGATGTAATCATCGTCTGTTTCACCTGTAACAAGTCCGCAGGAAATACCTGCAACCGGTTTTCTGATCGGTACACCGGCAGCCATCAGTGACATGGTAGATGCACAGATACTTGCCTGGGATGTGGAGCCGTTGGACTCAAATGTCTCAGATACGGTACGGATCGCATATGGGAATTCTTCCTCTGTAGGAAGTACCGGTACCAGTGCTCTCTCAGCAAGTGCTCCGTGACCGATCTCACGACGTCCCGGTCCTCTGGAAGGCTTGGTCTCACCTACAGAGTAGGACGGGAAATTGTAGTGGTGCATATATCTCTTGGATGTCTCAAACTCATCCAGTCCGTCAAGACGCTGTGCCTCTGTAAGAGGAGCAAGTGTAGTAACGGTACAGATCTGAGTCTGTCCTCTTGTGAACATGGCAGAACCATGAACCCTCGGGATGATATCTGTCTCTGCAGCCAGCGGACGGATCTGTCTGATCTCACGTCCATCCGGACGTTTATGATCTTTGAGGATCATCTTACGGACAGTCTTCTTCTGGTACTGATATACAGCCTCACCGAGAACGGCAAGCCATTCCTCATTGTCTGCAAAAGCTTCTTTCAGCTTATCAGTGATCTCGCTGATGTTATTCTCACGTGTCTGCTTGTCATCAGAGAATACAGCCACCTCCATCTCTTCCGGAGGAACGATCTTCTTGATCTCATCAAAAAGCTCCTGAGGTACTGCACAGGACTCGTAGGAATGTTTCTCTTTTCCGCACTCTGCTACGATCTGGTCAATGAATCTGATGATCTCCTGGTTCACTTCATGGGCCTTGTAGATAGCCTCGATCATCTTATCTTCCGGGATCTCATTAGCTCCGGCCTCGATCATGATAACCTTCTCTCTTGTAGAAGCAACAGTAAGCTGAAGATCAGAAACTGCCTTCTGTGCAAGTGTTGGGTTGATGATAAACTCGCCGTCGATCATACCAACCTGTGTGGTTGCGCATGGACCGTCAAATGGGATATCAGAAATACAGGTTGCAATGGAAGAACCAAGCATAGCCGGGATCTCCGGATTGCATTCCGGATCAACAGACATAACCATATCTACCAGAGTTACGTCATTTCTGTAATCCTTTGGAAACAGCGGACGCATCGGACGGTCGATAACACGGGATGTAAGGATCGCATGCTCGCTTGCCTTACCCTCTCTCTTGTTGAAGCCTCCCGGGATCTTTCCTACTGCATACATCTTCTCCTCATACTCAACACTTAAAGGAAAGAAATCGATTCCTTCTCTCGGCTCTTTGGATGCGGTAGCAGTAGCAAGAACTGTAGTATCACCGTAGTGCATAAGAGCAGCACCATTGGCCTGTTTCGCTACACGTCCGATATCTACAGTCAGTGTTCTTCCTGCAAGTTCCATGGAATAACTTTTGTACATATTCGTTCTCCTTTTCTTATTATAATAATATCTGACAGGAGCCCGAAACAACTGAAAAGACCACTTCCTTTGAAAAAGATCTCGACCGGAAATGGGCTTTTCAGTAGTCTCGGAAATCACTCCTGCGGTAATTCCGTCTGTGTTTATCACACATGTTAAAATGGGGCGGATGGAATCATCCGCCCCTCCCGTAGCAATTATTTTCTTAAACCTAATTTCTCAATCAGTGCACGGTATCTTTCGATGTCTGTTTTCTTAAGATAAGCAAGAAGGCCACGTCTCTGACCTACCATTTTCAGAAGACCTCTTCTGGAATGATGATCTTTGTGGTGTGTTTTAAGATGCTCTGTGAGCTCCTGGATTCTTGCTGTAAGAACTGCAACCTGAACCTCCGGTGAACCTGTGTCACCCTCTGTTCTTGCATACTCTTTCATGATCGCTGTTTTCTTCTCTTTAGAAATCATTGTTGTTTCCTCCTTGAAATTTTAATCAAACGCCGGGTATTAAGAAGTGGTCGGAGTCTCCGGCTTCTGAATACTGGCTTTTTTCACCTCGAACAGTATAGCACACGGTTTCTGACCTGTAAACTGTTTTTTTCGAAAAGTTTTTCCCGAAAGTTTTTATTTTTCGAGACTGCGGAAATAAGCCTTTCCCTTTTCTGCATCCTTCAGGAGCTGCTGCTTTAGTGCTTCTATGGACGAAAAGCGCTTCTCCGGTCTGGAATAATGAAAGAATTCCACTCTGCAGGGCTCTCCGTACAGATCCTCCTCACAGTCAAAAAGATAGGTCTCAACACCCAGGAATTTCTCTCCGATGGTTGGCTTATATCCTACGTTTGTGATCCCGCAAAGGGTTCTGTCCTTAAAATGGGACACTGTATCATAAACGCCATTTGGCGGCATCAGCTTTTCTTTTGCAGGAACGATATTAGTAGTGGGAAGAAGGACCTTATGTCCCATTCCTCTTCCATGTTCGATCACACCGTCCACAAAAAAGGGGATTCCCAGCAGATCATTAACCTTTTCCATATTTCCCTTTTTCAGTTCCTCACGGATAAATGTACTGCTGATCTTTCTGCGGCCTTCCATTTCTTTCGGAACAACATCCACAGTAAAGCCAAGCTTCCTTCCCATAGTCTCCAGAAGCTGTGGTGTTCCCTTGCGTTCATACCCGAACCTGAAATCTTCTCCCACTGCAACATGCTCCGCCTGAAGATCTCCCACCAGGATCTCTTTAATAAAGGTTTCCGCCTTCATATGACGGATCCGGTTATCCAGCGGACATTCGATCAGCACATCCACGCCTGCTTTCTCAAGAAGCTGACATCGTTCCTCTTTTGTAAAGATCATCTGACTGCCGATGCCAAGAGAAAAAAGGACTGTCTGCAGACCTTTTTCTTTCTGTTCCAGGATCTTCTCCACCAGTTTCTGGTGTCCACGGTGTATGCCATCAAATTTTCCAAGTGTCACCGCACTCTTTGAAAGGCGCGGAAATTCTCCGTCGATCTTCAAGTATTCCATATCTTCTGCTGCTCCTGCAAGTTTTTATAAAGTGTCATACAAAAAACATGCGGATGGGTACGTATTTCTGTTTTCTTTCATCCCAGCCGTATATTCCTGTGAAATTTCCGCTGCTTTTATACATCCGGACTTTTTCTTCCCTGCTGCCTCCCTGTACCAGTTCTTCCGGAAGCGGGTTTCCGTTATTGAGAAGTCTGTCTCCCTCCGGTGTACAGGTAAGGACCGGATACTTGGAAAGTACATCCTCGATGGAAACAAGCTTTTCCCCGATGGTCCCATCGGCAACCGCCTCCTCCACCTGGGAAAGTGTCATGCTCTCTTCCAGAGTGAAATTTCCGGACCTGGTCCGAAGCAGCTCTTCCATGGCTCCGCCGCAGCCTAATTTTTCTCCGATGTCATTGCAAAGTGTACGGATATAGGTGCCCTTGCTGCAGGTAACGCTTATGCGTACCAGCGGAAGCTCCATATCCAGTATCCTTATCTCATAAAAAACCACAGGGCGCGGCTTACGCTCTATGGTTTTTCCTTCTCTGGCCAGTTCGTAAAGCTTCTTTCCGTTTACCTTCAGGGCCGAATACATAGGAGGGACCTGCTGCTGTTCTCCCACAAAGGATCCCACTGCCTCACGGACTTCCTCTTCCGTGACGGTCACAGGTTTCTCAGAAAGAACAGCTCCGGTCATGTCCTGGGTATCTGTGGAAACTCCCAGCCTTAAAACCGCCTCATATGTTTTTTCTTTTTCTGTAAGAAGTTCCACCAGCCGGGTCCCCTTGCCCAGTGCAACAGGAAGTACTCCCTCTGCTGCCGGATCCAGAGTCCCGGTATGGCCGATCTTTTTCATGTGGAGAATCCCACGCAGCTTTGCAACAACATCATGAGAGGTATAACCTTTTTCCTTTCGGATCACAAGTATTCCGTCCATGATCTTATCTTTACTCCTCTGCAAGCTGTTTTTCAATTTCAGCGGTAAGGTTGTTGATCACATCGTACATGGAGCCCTGCATATCACAGCCGGCCGCACGCACATGTCCGCCGCCTCCGAAAAATACGGCAATCTTGCTTACATCCACCTTACCATTGGAACGGAGAGATACTTTAAAGAGTTGCGTCTGCATCTCATAGATAAAGATCGCAACCTCCACACCAGCAGTCAGACGGAGCTGGCTCACGATTCCCTCCAGATCCTTTCCTTCCACACTGTAGAAATCCATCTCCCGTTTTTTCAGATATCCGACCACACACTTACCGCCCTGAAGGAGAATACTCTCTGCCAGGACACGTCCCATGACCTGATTCTGAAGATATGTTTTCTGGTAAAAGGACTCATCGATGATCCTGCTGAAATCAAATCCTGTTTTCATCAGTTCTCCGGCGATCCTCATGGTTTCCGGTGTTGTGGAAGAATACTGGAACACGCCGGTATCATGTGCCATTCCCGTATAAATAGGAACCGCAATGGAACGATCGATCTTGTCTGAATCCAGAAGTCCGTAAAGAACTTCACTGGCAGAGCTGATTTCGCCTCTTACATGATTGACATCCGCAAATCCGTTATTGCTCACATGATGGTCAATGCAGGCTGTCTTTTTTGCTGCATCAAAATATTTCCGGGCAACTGCAAGCCTGTCCAGTGCGCTGACATCACAGGTGATAAAAAGATCATACAC from Blautia sp. SC05B48 encodes:
- the nrdG gene encoding anaerobic ribonucleoside-triphosphate reductase activating protein is translated as MRYHNITKDDMLNGDGLRVVLWVAGCSHGCRECQNPITWDPNGGLPFTDSERAEIFAELDKDYISGITFSGGDPLHPSNIAEVTALAREIREKYPDKTIWLYTGSLWEEIQQYEIIHYLDVCVDGEFQVDKKEVLLKWKGSSNQRVIDVQASLRENRVVLYAE
- a CDS encoding exodeoxyribonuclease III: MKFISWNVNGIRACITKGFEERFHELDADIFCLQETKCQQGQVKLELPGYHQYWNYANRRGYSGTAIFTKREPLSAVYGIGIEEHDKEGRVITLEFEEYYFVTVYTPNSQSELRRLEYRMKWEEDFLAYLLKLQEKKPVICCGDLNVAHQEIDLKNPKTNRKNAGFTDEERACFTRALESGFIDTFRYFYPDKEGVYSWWSYRFRAREKNAGWRIDYFLVSPSLKEKLQDAKIHGEIMGSDHCPVELDIDL
- a CDS encoding DHH family phosphoesterase, whose protein sequence is MKNISEILENVKTVGIGGHIRPDGDCIGSCMALYLYIRKYFPDIEADVYLEDRKPVFDYIDRMDEVKTEAEEDKVYDLFITCDVSALDRLAVARKYFDAAKKTACIDHHVSNNGFADVNHVRGEISSASEVLYGLLDSDKIDRSIAVPIYTGMAHDTGVFQYSSTTPETMRIAGELMKTGFDFSRIIDESFYQKTYLQNQVMGRVLAESILLQGGKCVVGYLKKREMDFYSVEGKDLEGIVSQLRLTAGVEVAIFIYEMQTQLFKVSLRSNGKVDVSKIAVFFGGGGHVRAAGCDMQGSMYDVINNLTAEIEKQLAEE
- the truB gene encoding tRNA pseudouridine(55) synthase TruB, which produces MMDGILVIRKEKGYTSHDVVAKLRGILHMKKIGHTGTLDPAAEGVLPVALGKGTRLVELLTEKEKTYEAVLRLGVSTDTQDMTGAVLSEKPVTVTEEEVREAVGSFVGEQQQVPPMYSALKVNGKKLYELAREGKTIERKPRPVVFYEIRILDMELPLVRISVTCSKGTYIRTLCNDIGEKLGCGGAMEELLRTRSGNFTLEESMTLSQVEEAVADGTIGEKLVSIEDVLSKYPVLTCTPEGDRLLNNGNPLPEELVQGGSREEKVRMYKSSGNFTGIYGWDERKQKYVPIRMFFV
- a CDS encoding Type II secretory pathway, pullulanase PulA and related glycosidase — its product is MASRRLGRVEKGQPLILGANKMEGGYNFAVEASEDSEVSLLLYKKRGAASPVEIVFPKDFHTGRVWALKLCSASLKDFEYNYKIDGEIVQDPYAYGLHGREHFGVPYDPEKDVRCRFLNENVSGWENETAPAVEYENMILYKLHVRGYTKLARKMVSHKGTFLGLTEMIPYWKELGINAIELMPAYEFCEVPISKPKESSEHIKTRRKENVVNYWGYASGFYFSPKSAYCSTREPEQEFRYMIRELHKNGIACIMEFYFPEETDSLMALRALQFWRDFYHVDGFHVLGEGFNREMLLRDGILSGAKLIFQGFDFDHFYRGKLPARRCGAESNMNFLQDMRRFLKSDEGMVEAAAWHIRHNSENHGVINYMVCQDGFTMNDLVSYNYKHNEANGEGNLDGSSYNYSWNCGVEGPTRKVSVRQMRERQIKNAFLMMLLSQGVPMIYHGDEFGNSQSGNNNAYCQDNATGWTDWKGFSRNQGLREFVKDAIAFRKVHPVLHMPVELKGVDYLTKGFPDVSLHGERAWYLSYENTSRLLGMMYYGAYAREKEDLEAAEDDFIYIGYNFHWENRSLALPNLPEGMCWKKIADTSLHGTGFCLEEEEEYKKSIEIGPRAIVVLLGRQEAEKDAIMAPVAALQDHHEA
- a CDS encoding deoxyuridine 5'-triphosphate nucleotidohydrolase, which produces MKRIAKFHKVSFEQFAKDWKDTFEQYSEEEIRNIYDSLKLPKRATTGSAGYDFYAPVDVTMKPGEIVKIPTGIRVEMEEGWVLKCYPRSGLGFKFRLQLNNTVGIIDSDYFFSDNEGHIFSKLTNDTREDKTIQIPAGTGFMQGIFVEYGITVDDDADAVRNGGFGSTTK
- a CDS encoding polyribonucleotide nucleotidyltransferase, which gives rise to MYKSYSMELAGRTLTVDIGRVAKQANGAALMHYGDTTVLATATASKEPREGIDFFPLSVEYEEKMYAVGKIPGGFNKREGKASEHAILTSRVIDRPMRPLFPKDYRNDVTLVDMVMSVDPECNPEIPAMLGSSIATCISDIPFDGPCATTQVGMIDGEFIINPTLAQKAVSDLQLTVASTREKVIMIEAGANEIPEDKMIEAIYKAHEVNQEIIRFIDQIVAECGKEKHSYESCAVPQELFDEIKKIVPPEEMEVAVFSDDKQTRENNISEITDKLKEAFADNEEWLAVLGEAVYQYQKKTVRKMILKDHKRPDGREIRQIRPLAAETDIIPRVHGSAMFTRGQTQICTVTTLAPLTEAQRLDGLDEFETSKRYMHHYNFPSYSVGETKPSRGPGRREIGHGALAERALVPVLPTEEEFPYAIRTVSETFESNGSTSQASICASTMSLMAAGVPIRKPVAGISCGLVTGETDDDYIVLTDIQGLEDFFGDMDFKVAGTHDGITAIQMDIKIHGLTRPIVEEAIRRTKEAREYILTEVMEKCIDKPRTTVGEFAPKIIQIQIDPQKIGDVVGQRGKTINTIIERTGVKIDITDDGAVSICGTDQKGMDEAKRMIEIITTEFEAGQIFTGRVVSIKEFGAFLEFAPGKEGMVHISKISKQRINRVEDVLTLGDKVKVICLGKDKMGRISFSMKDVPEEA
- a CDS encoding bifunctional riboflavin kinase/FAD synthetase yields the protein MEYLKIDGEFPRLSKSAVTLGKFDGIHRGHQKLVEKILEQKEKGLQTVLFSLGIGSQMIFTKEERCQLLEKAGVDVLIECPLDNRIRHMKAETFIKEILVGDLQAEHVAVGEDFRFGYERKGTPQLLETMGRKLGFTVDVVPKEMEGRRKISSTFIREELKKGNMEKVNDLLGIPFFVDGVIEHGRGMGHKVLLPTTNIVPAKEKLMPPNGVYDTVSHFKDRTLCGITNVGYKPTIGEKFLGVETYLFDCEEDLYGEPCRVEFFHYSRPEKRFSSIEALKQQLLKDAEKGKAYFRSLEK
- the rpsO gene encoding 30S ribosomal protein S15, coding for MISKEKKTAIMKEYARTEGDTGSPEVQVAVLTARIQELTEHLKTHHKDHHSRRGLLKMVGQRRGLLAYLKKTDIERYRALIEKLGLRK
- a CDS encoding DUF1292 domain-containing protein — translated: MSDEFNKSGCAPSDCASCTANCESRVDEAHHTITLTMDDDTEVECAILTIFPVENKEYIALLPLDENGQNETGEVYLYSFSRTADGDPMLANIEDDEEYDAAANAFNAVVEKARADEEADTLLS